ATTTACGCGAAGCTAACCTGTATGGCGCAGACCTGAGCCGTGCTAACTTAAGTAAAGCCAACTTAACCAGAGCCGACTTAACGGGCGCAAAGCTTGTCAATGCCAATCTCAGCGGCGCTAATCTCAAACATGCCATTTTGCTGAATGCAGACTTAACCGGAGCGATTCTCAGCCGCACTCAGATGCCTGATGGTACGATCCATCCTTAAGGGATGAAGGTACGGGACGATTGGCGGGAATGCTAAATCTGGGTCTATAGCTACTCACGCTGGGAGTCAACGCGATGGCATTGAATTTTACCAACACAACGATCGCCATTCAGGCTTGGCGAATAGTCGGTTTAGCCCTATTATCCTGCATTGGTTTAGCAAACGCGGCACAGGCTGCCAATCCCGCCGATGTTGCCCGATTATTAGAAACTAAACAATGTCGTCGCTGTAATTTAAGTGGCGTCAGTTTAAGAGGAGTTGATTTAAGCGGCGCAGATTTACAAGATGCTAACCTCACAGAGGTTGATTTTCGGAACGTCAATCTGAGCAATGCTAACCTCCGGGGGGTTAATTTCCATAATGCCGAACTTCGACGGGCAAATTTAACCCAAGCTGACTTGAGGGGTTCGCTGCTGGTGGGGGCAAATTTAACTAATGCTGATTTGAGTTATGCTCAACTGGTGCAAGCCAGCCTGGTGAATGTCAATCTCAGAGAGGCTAGAGGCTTGCAGGCTAATTTCAACGGCGCAGACTTGCGTTCGGCAAATTTAACCGATGCCAATTTGCAAGGGGCTTTTTTTAACGAAGCCAATTTAAGTAACGCTAATGTTAGGGATG
This is a stretch of genomic DNA from Desertifilum tharense IPPAS B-1220. It encodes these proteins:
- a CDS encoding pentapeptide repeat-containing protein, with the translated sequence MALNFTNTTIAIQAWRIVGLALLSCIGLANAAQAANPADVARLLETKQCRRCNLSGVSLRGVDLSGADLQDANLTEVDFRNVNLSNANLRGVNFHNAELRRANLTQADLRGSLLVGANLTNADLSYAQLVQASLVNVNLREARGLQANFNGADLRSANLTDANLQGAFFNEANLSNANVRDANLSQAFFRRALVTNVNLGQANLRGAIGLGR